In a genomic window of Bacillota bacterium:
- a CDS encoding HD domain-containing protein, with translation MRDIPPRWRDFLMRYYHHSIILIAAGLAIGFMLSTPPAEWLPFGAIAILLFAVVTEMLPVSLLHGGTQVTLGFPIVCTVIAMYGTVPAMAVDSLPTLLAGVLLNRSYPLRHRLRWGLFNAAQSAISAGTAGVVYYSLSASAAALLTVQTLLALTLAAAVYLVVNALLVSVAGALYHREPLPNIWQHSLRIVMPTYILVMPLSILLILLLRTYHVAGFALVAVPFLAARECFRQRIQQIRNYRETIRALGLLVQHAHPYTSGHLQRAGRMAVSVATRLGVPARHIELLPEAAVLHDLGKVGVDEAVLNKLTALTDADWQMIRSHPLKGAEVIGGIKHIEPVALWIALHHERPDGKGYPFGLKLGEIPIEAQIIAVVDAFDAMVGDNEKGEQRPYRKPKTVPEAIAELQKGAGTQFHPEVVRAFLDALAAGDFGVEHAEQAILVMAQKQAVA, from the coding sequence ATGCGGGACATCCCGCCCAGGTGGCGCGATTTTCTCATGCGTTACTACCATCACAGTATCATCCTGATAGCGGCGGGGTTAGCCATCGGCTTTATGCTCAGCACGCCGCCAGCGGAGTGGTTGCCATTTGGGGCAATTGCGATACTGCTCTTCGCCGTGGTGACCGAAATGCTGCCGGTTTCCCTGCTGCACGGCGGCACACAGGTCACTCTGGGCTTCCCGATTGTGTGTACCGTCATCGCTATGTACGGTACCGTGCCTGCCATGGCGGTGGACAGCCTGCCCACCCTGCTGGCTGGAGTGTTACTGAATCGCTCTTATCCCCTGCGTCATCGGCTGCGCTGGGGGCTGTTCAACGCTGCACAGTCCGCTATCAGCGCGGGTACCGCCGGAGTGGTATATTACAGCCTCAGCGCGAGTGCCGCCGCCCTTCTGACGGTGCAAACATTGCTGGCTCTGACCCTGGCAGCGGCAGTATATCTGGTGGTCAACGCTCTGCTGGTGTCGGTAGCCGGTGCGTTATATCACCGCGAACCGTTGCCGAACATCTGGCAGCACAGCCTGCGTATCGTGATGCCCACATACATCCTGGTGATGCCCCTGTCCATTTTGCTCATACTCCTACTACGCACCTACCACGTTGCAGGCTTTGCGCTGGTGGCAGTGCCCTTCCTTGCAGCGCGCGAGTGCTTCCGGCAGCGGATTCAGCAGATACGCAACTACCGCGAGACAATCCGTGCGCTGGGCTTGCTGGTACAGCATGCTCATCCCTACACTTCGGGACATCTGCAACGCGCTGGACGGATGGCTGTCAGCGTCGCTACCCGCCTGGGCGTTCCGGCTCGCCATATCGAGCTCTTGCCAGAGGCAGCTGTGTTGCACGACCTCGGCAAGGTAGGGGTCGACGAAGCGGTGCTGAATAAGCTCACCGCGCTGACCGATGCCGACTGGCAGATGATTCGCTCCCACCCTCTGAAAGGCGCAGAGGTCATCGGCGGTATCAAGCACATCGAACCGGTTGCGCTGTGGATTGCCCTGCACCACGAACGCCCCGACGGAAAAGGCTATCCTTTCGGTTTAAAGCTGGGCGAAATCCCCATCGAAGCGCAGATTATCGCTGTGGTGGATGCCTTCGATGCTATGGTAGGCGATAACGAAAAGGGAGAACAGCGTCCCTACCGCAAGCCCAAGACGGTGCCGGAAGCTATTGCCGAGCTGCAAAAAGGTGCGGGAACGCAGTTTCACCCTGAGGTGGTCAGGGCTTTTCTCGACGCGCTGGCAGCAGGAGACTTTGGCGTCGAGCACGCTGAACAAGCCATACTGGTGATGGCACAGAAGCAGGCGGTGGCATGA
- a CDS encoding glycosyltransferase family 39 protein, with amino-acid sequence MNGVPERPFRVVLLGILAVAFLLRATGIRWGIPDTFHYFSFHPDEWVILGHTLGLNFPQGQFDPQFYNYGTVYLYLLHLAILIGTTYGWLTFPNDIAQYEAVAGLYLTGRWLSVVAGVLTCWLAWEMGKRLCGYRCAAVASFLLAIVALHTLHCHFLTTDATATLLTTGALLAALNLYENGGRRALIVSSVLVGLAAATRYNTALVGIAPLLALWLRSREHREAWLGRAVSLAVSSAVAFLIFCPGVWLNPEKFWSDFGYEAKHVREGHGLVFVNTGPGWVYHYWTNLRFGLGLPLLLLSTLSMLIAPLSRRPMVIILWVFVLAYYLFLGSFAVRFARYLLPILPPLLVLNAWLVAEGWRNTRQMGRVVVAAVTGAIVLYTFLWGAAVVFTLLQPDPRLQALEWIRQNLPQGTRIGFATIPWFYTPPLSPYWGELQPSRRAERAREVQEYRLLVPRQEWDRNVLRQAEAVVLSQFEVDDAIRVRHAPALAFLDELNRSFRRVAQFDTTFRVGGIRFGKRNVPHDMLYPFPRIEVWRRE; translated from the coding sequence ATGAACGGTGTGCCTGAACGCCCCTTCAGGGTGGTACTGCTGGGGATTCTGGCGGTAGCCTTTCTGCTTCGCGCAACGGGTATTCGCTGGGGAATACCTGATACTTTTCACTACTTCTCGTTCCACCCCGACGAGTGGGTCATCCTGGGCCACACGCTGGGGCTGAACTTTCCACAGGGACAATTTGACCCGCAGTTTTACAACTACGGCACAGTGTATCTGTATCTGCTGCATCTGGCTATTCTGATAGGCACGACCTACGGATGGCTGACCTTCCCCAACGACATTGCGCAGTATGAGGCTGTTGCAGGACTTTACCTGACCGGTCGGTGGTTGTCTGTAGTGGCGGGAGTGCTGACCTGCTGGCTGGCGTGGGAGATGGGAAAGCGGCTCTGTGGGTACCGGTGCGCCGCGGTAGCCTCTTTTCTGCTGGCAATAGTAGCCCTGCACACTCTGCACTGCCACTTCCTCACTACCGACGCCACCGCCACCCTGCTCACCACGGGCGCCCTGCTCGCTGCGCTGAACCTGTATGAAAACGGGGGAAGACGCGCACTGATAGTATCGTCGGTGCTGGTCGGGCTTGCCGCTGCCACCCGCTATAACACCGCGCTGGTGGGGATAGCTCCGTTGCTGGCGCTGTGGTTGCGTTCCAGAGAACATCGTGAGGCGTGGTTGGGAAGGGCGGTGTCTCTCGCGGTGTCCAGCGCGGTGGCTTTCCTGATTTTCTGCCCGGGCGTATGGCTGAACCCCGAAAAGTTCTGGAGCGACTTCGGATACGAGGCAAAGCACGTGCGGGAGGGGCACGGGCTGGTGTTCGTGAACACCGGACCGGGCTGGGTATACCACTACTGGACGAACCTGCGTTTTGGACTGGGACTGCCGCTCCTGCTGCTCAGTACGCTCAGCATGCTCATCGCCCCCCTCTCTCGCCGTCCAATGGTCATCATCTTGTGGGTGTTTGTGCTAGCGTACTATCTATTTCTGGGTTCGTTTGCGGTGCGGTTTGCGCGCTACCTGCTTCCCATCCTGCCTCCCTTACTGGTGCTGAACGCGTGGCTGGTCGCCGAGGGCTGGCGAAACACCCGGCAGATGGGCCGGGTGGTGGTAGCAGCGGTGACGGGAGCCATTGTCCTGTATACATTCCTCTGGGGCGCAGCGGTGGTGTTTACCCTGCTGCAGCCCGACCCGCGCCTGCAAGCACTGGAGTGGATACGGCAGAATCTTCCACAGGGCACACGCATTGGCTTTGCCACTATTCCCTGGTTCTACACGCCACCTCTCAGTCCATACTGGGGCGAGCTGCAGCCCTCGCGCAGGGCGGAGCGCGCCCGGGAGGTGCAGGAGTATCGCCTCCTCGTGCCTCGCCAGGAATGGGATAGGAACGTGCTCCGGCAGGCAGAGGCAGTGGTGCTGAGCCAGTTCGAAGTGGACGACGCGATACGGGTGCGCCACGCGCCTGCACTGGCGTTTCTGGATGAGCTGAACCGTTCCTTC
- a CDS encoding HD domain-containing protein has product MSFTTFVYIVVMGSVAFLCYYALLWLPRQIRRDYRQGLQALARTVEIREHGTTGIARLRAHYAVEIARRMGLPARAVQDVEFAALLQEIGKVSIPYAILNKEEPLTADEQEVLKLHSVLSQRMVEQVPSLARLASFIRHHHENWDGSGYPDGLQGEEIPLASRILHIVGDYAEALRGKDLDNAEIRWQAVQQIEHSKGIHYDPRVFDVFRAIVQAETFRQTNLFYHERCA; this is encoded by the coding sequence ATGAGCTTCACGACTTTCGTCTATATCGTGGTAATGGGTAGCGTCGCCTTCCTGTGCTACTATGCTTTGCTGTGGCTGCCCAGACAGATTCGCCGCGATTACCGTCAGGGCTTGCAGGCGCTGGCGAGAACGGTGGAGATACGAGAGCACGGTACCACCGGCATTGCGCGACTGCGAGCGCACTATGCTGTGGAGATCGCCCGACGCATGGGGTTGCCGGCGCGGGCAGTACAGGATGTGGAGTTCGCTGCACTGTTGCAGGAGATTGGCAAGGTGAGCATCCCCTACGCCATTCTGAACAAAGAGGAACCCCTCACCGCAGACGAGCAGGAGGTGCTGAAACTGCATAGCGTGCTGAGCCAGCGCATGGTGGAACAGGTGCCTTCGCTGGCGAGACTGGCATCATTCATCCGGCATCACCATGAGAACTGGGATGGCAGCGGCTACCCTGACGGGTTGCAAGGAGAGGAAATCCCTCTGGCTTCGCGAATCCTCCATATTGTGGGCGACTACGCGGAGGCTCTGCGCGGGAAAGACCTGGATAATGCGGAAATACGATGGCAGGCAGTGCAGCAGATAGAACACAGCAAGGGTATCCATTACGACCCGCGCGTCTTCGACGTGTTCCGCGCCATTGTTCAAGCGGAAACATTTAGGCAAACGAACCTTTTCTATCATGAACGGTGTGCCTGA